The Candidatus Binatia bacterium DNA segment TGCCGACCGCTCCTCCGGCCTTGGCTCGGTCGATCCGGTCGGGACAGTGCTGAGGCGCAGTTACTTTCGCGGGATTGATCGGCCCCCTGAGGCCGGGCCGGCCGGTTGTAGTCGAGCAACCGGCGATGAGCAGCAGACTGAGAACGAAAAGCTTGAGCGACCTCACTTTCATGTCGAGATTCGTCTTTAGCTTTCTTCCTTCCGCCTACGGCCTACCGCCTAATTCCTTTTTATTACTGGAACCGCACCACGCGTAGGCCCTTCTCGCCGAAGAAACGCTCGAGCTCCTTGGGAATCTGCCGATCGGTGAGAAACAGAGAACGCTGGGGCAGGTAGTAGCCGGAAACGCCCAGCGTCAATTTGTCTTTGGCCGCACGGTCGTTCGCCTGGAAGCGCTGCTCACGATAGGTGGCCGATTCTCCCACGGCCGCGAGCAGGCGCGCGATCAGATCTCGCGACGAAGTGCCCGCGAGATCCAGCTCGACGACTCTCACGGCTTCGCTTTGTTGCAGCGCCGTCATCAGCTCGTCGCCGAAAGGTTTGAAGGACAGCGCGACCTTTTTGCCGCCGTACTCGAACAACCGGTCCACTTTCGCGTCAATCCGAATTCCGTCGCGGAGCACGACGGGGAACTGGCCGCCGCTGGAAAAAGTAATGCCGTAGTCCTTCAGAAAGGTGTCTACCAGCGCGGTCTTGTCGTTCGGCCAGTTCTCGATCCGCGCCTCAGCCGGCTTGCCGCCGCCCGCCGAGGCCGCCGGCGGCGCCATGGAGCTCGGCGAGGGAAGAAGAATCTCTTTCAAGTTCATTCCCTTGAGCGAGAGATAATCCCGAAGGTATTCCGGAGTCTGTCCCGGAGCATCGGTCAGGCTGACCACCAGCACTTGAGGCATCGCGCCGGTCTCGTCCGGCGGCATCACCATCCATTCCCCTTTCACTTGCAGGGCGACGCCGCCGTCTTGAATGACGACCGGCTGATTCGACGGCAAGCTCTGGAAACCCAACTTGAACAACAGGCCGGTGACCGCTTCGTGGAGCGACGCGCCTTTTTTTACCGACACCACGGGAAGTCCGGGGCCGGCGGCCGCCAGCTTGGATTGCAGCGCCGCGGTGATTTTACTTTGCATGTCCAGAACCACTCTCTGTCCTTTTTTCGGATTCTGAACGATCGGATAAGAACCTCGATCGATATGAACCGTGCCTTCACGCAAGGGCACAACCTCCTCGCCTTCGCGGGTCGTCTCCTGCCCCAAAACCTTCATCACCGATGCCAGAAGGTCGAGATTCTCCTGGACGGTGATTTTTTGTCCGTAATCGAGACCGACGACGGGCATCGGCTCATCCACTTTGGTTTTGACGGCCGGCTGCGCGACACTCCCCCTCGCGGTCCCGCCCGGCAGGCGAATCGTTTCTCCAACTAAAAGGATATCCCAATTTTTTTTCCCCGGATTGAGCTCTTTGACTTGCTCGGCGGCGCGACGGAGCGCCTCCAGTCCATCGATGCCCAGTTGCTCGCGGAGGACCTTATACAGCGTGTCGCCGGGCTTCACCTGGTATCCGTCCTTCGGCTGAGGTTCGGCGGCGACCTTCGCGGGCGCGGTTTTTTCCGCGGCTTCGACGGCCGCCTTGAGGCCGAGGATCTCGTCGGCTTGAACCGGGATGAAGAGCGTATCGCCGATTTGAAGCACGTCGGGGTTCTTGAGATTGGGATTGAGCGCGCCGACCAACAGGACGTAGCGCTTGAAGCGCTTCTCCGAGAGTCCTCTCTCCTGAATCAAGATCCGCCACAGAGTATCTCGCGGACGGATCACCCGATCTTCTCCCTCGACGGTCTTGCCCTGATACTCGCGCGATTTGGCCGTCCGGCGCAGCTCAAGCTGCGCCGGCTGCTCCTGATCGCTTTTCGTAGGCGGTTGTTGGGCGCCGGCCAGTGAAAACAGCGCGAGAATACCGGCGGCGCCGCCGGCGACAATTCCCGTTCCGAGACGGCGTAGGACTATTTCACTTTCCATAAGGTACCTCCGGAGGTGTCTTCGATAATGATACCTCTCTCTTGAAGCTCGGCGCGTATCCGATCCGCTTCCTGCCATTGTTTCTGCTTGCGAGCCTGTTCTCTCCGCCGTATCAGCTCTTCAATGTCCCGTGGCGCGACGCCGCTCTGCCGTAACCAGCGCTCTTTCTTTCGGTTGAAAAAAGCTTGCGGGGAATCCTGCAGCAATCCCAACGCCTCGCCGACATTTTTCAAAGCGGCGACCCGGGACCCCAGCTCCGCGGCCTTGCCTTCGTCCATCAGCCGGTTCAGCGAGCGGACTTCGTCAAAGAGAAGAGCGACGGCCCTAGGAGTGTTAAAGTCGTCATCCATCTCGCGGCGGAACTCTTGCAAAAACTCCGCGTCGGGCGCCGATCCGCCGGAAGCGCCCGATTGCTCGAAGCGGTCGATCGTCTCGTAAATTCGCTCAAGCCCCTTCCCCGCCTCTTCCAATCCTTGCTCGGAAAAATCCATCGGGCTGCGGTAATGGCTGGACAGCATGTAGTGGCGCAGCGCGGACGCGTCGTGGCGGCTGAGGACTTCGCGAATCGGCAGGATGTTTCCCAGCGACTTGGACATCTTTTCCTGGTTGATGTTGAGAAAGCCGTTGTGCATCCAGGCGCGCGCGAGCGGCAGGTCATACGCGGCCTCGGACTGGGCGATCTCGTTCTCGTGATGGGGAAAAATCAAATCCCGGCCGCCGCCGTGAAGGTCGAAAGGCTGGCCGAGATATTTCGTGCTCATCGCCGAGCACTCGATGTGCCAGCCCGGCCGGCCCTTTCCCCACGGGCTCTCCCACGAAGGCTCGCCGGGCTTGCTCGCCTTCCACAGCGCGAAATCCATCGGCGATCTTTTGCGCGGATCGATTTCCACCCGCGCGCCCGCCTCCAGCTCGTCGATCTTTTTGCGCGAGAGTTTGCCGTAGCCCGGGAAGCGACCGACATCGTAATAAACGTCTCCGTCGACGCGGTAAGCCAAGCGCTTTTCTTCGAGGCGATCGATTAAATCGATGATATCCTTAATGTGCTCCGTGGCCTTTGGCTCTTCGGTCGGCGGCAAGAGTCCCAGCGTCCGAGCGTCTTCCTGGAACTCGGCGACGTACCGGCTGGCGACCGCCTCCGCCGTCGTGTTTTCTTGTTGTGCGCGTTGGATGATCTTGTCGTCGACATCGGTGAAGTTGCGCACGAAGTGGACACGAAAGCCGAGGAACTTGAAGTAGCGATAGACGACGTCGAACGTCAGTAAGGAGCGGGCGTGGCCGACGTGAGAGGAGTCGTAAACCGTCACGCCGCAAACATAGATGCGAACTTCCCCTTCTTTGAGAGGGACAAAAGGCTCTTTTTTTGCTGAAAGGGTGTTGTAAATCTGCAGCCCCATGGGCTTTTCTCTCTCATCTTACGGATTGGCGGCCGATTTGCAAGGGAAGAAAGGGCGAATTGCGCCGACGCTCTTTGCCCTTGCGGAAAAAGTCGAAAAGGCATACACAAAAATCCGGGAAATGGATTTTGCAAAACCTCACAACGATCTGCGCGAGTTAATCGCCGCCCTCGAAGCCCACGACAAGCTGGTCCGCGTTCGACGAGAGATCAACAAGGACACCGAGCTGCACCCTTTGGTGCGCTGGCAGTTCCGCGGTTTGAAAGAAGAGCAACGCAAGGCGTTCCTCTTCGAGAACGTCGTCGATTCCAAGAATCGAAAGTATGAAAGCCCGGTGCTGGTCGGCGGCCTCGCCGCCTCATCGGCGATTTATTGCCTGGGCTTGAAGTGCAATCCGGAGGAAGTCGCCGACCGTTGGATCCACGCGATGGATCATACGATCGAGCCGGAGATCGTGCCGTACGGCCCGGTCATGGAGGAGATCCACGCCGGCAAGGATCTTTTGAGCCGCGGCGGCTTCCACGAATTTCCCATTCCGATCTCGACTCCCGGCTTCGACAACGGCCCTTACATCACGGCGGGCCACTGGATCACCAAAGATCCGGAGACCGGCCGGCGCAACGTCGGCAACTATCGCGGCCTCATCAAGGGCGCGGGATGGAGCGGACTCATGTCCGGCACGCCGCAAGACCTCTCGCGCCACTGGGAAAAGTGCCGGCAGAGGGGAATTCCGCTCGAAGTCGCGGTCGCCGTCGGCACGGTGCCCGCGGTCTCGTTCACCGCGACGCAAAAAGTTCCGCCGACGATGGACGAGCTGGCGCTCGCGGGCGGGCTCATCGGCGAGCCGATCAAGCTGGTCAAATGCCAAACCGTCGATCTCGAAGTCCCGGCGACGGCCGAGATCGTTTTCGAAGGAATCATCCCGACGAACTGTCTCGAAGAGGAAGGTCCGTTCGGCGAGTCGATGGGCTACGTCGATCCGCGAACTCTGAGCAACGTCTTCGAGCTGACCGGCGTCATGCACAGAAAAAATCCCGTCTGGGTTTCGATCATCAGCCAGGTGACGCCGAGCGAAAGCTCGAAGATCAAGGCGATGGGGATGGCGACGCTGATCCTCCGCTCTCTCAAGCAAAAGGGCTTTTCCAGCGTGCTCGAAGTTTCACTCATGGAGCCGCTGGTGAACCTGCGCCCCTACGTCGTGCTGCGCATGAAGAAACGCGACGATCAGGATCCGTGGAAGGCGATGGACGCGCTGCTCGATTACGGCGACCGCGTGGGCAAGCTCGTGATCGCCGTCGATGAGGACATCAACCCGCACGATCCGGTCGCGGTCACGTGGGCGATCACGCACCGCTCGCAGCCGCACAAAGACATCAAAGTCGTCCGCGACCGACCGTTCGGGGCCACACCCATTGGAATGGTCGCCAAGCATCCGTCGAGCCGCTACGACAACTCGGAGTCTTCCCTGCTGATCGATGCCACGCGCAAAGCCGACTATCCGCCCATCTCGCTGCCGAAAAAAGAATATATGGAGCGGGCGCGGAAAATTTGGGAGGAGCTCGGGCTCCCCAAGCTGGAGCCGCAGGAGCCGTGGCACGGATATTTTCTCGGCTTGTGGCCCGAGGCGCTGGACGAGGAGGCTGCGATGGCCGCGGCCGGCGACTCCGACAAAGTCGGGGAAAAGCTCCGCGCAACCAGAGTTCCCGTCGGCGAGGGCGAGACGCTCGGCTCGATGCGGTCGAAATGGGGCAAGACGCACGCGGGCAGGTCGGAGTGAGGCTGCGACGAAGGCCGCCATCGCTCTCACCCTCTCCCCTTCCCTCTCCCTCTGGGAGAGGGTGAGGGAAAGGACAACAACGTAATGAAACGACGCGTCTCGCTGAACGTCAACGGAGAAAGTTATGATTTGGAGATCGAGCCCAACCGCCTGCTCTTGCACGCGCTGCGCGAAGACATCGAGCTTACGGGAACCAAAGAAGGCTGCAGCATCGGGGTCTGCGGCGCGTGCAGCGTGATCGTGGACGGCAGGCTCGTCAGCTCCTGCCTCACGCTCGCGGTCGCCTGCCAGGGAAAAGAGATCACAACCATAGAAGGATTGGCTAAAGACGGAGAGCTTCATCCTCTCCAGCAAGCGTTCGTCGAATACGGCGGGCTCCAGTGCGGCATCTGCACGCCGGGCCAGATCATCGCCGCCAAAGCTCTGCTGGACGAGAACCCACGACCGACGGAAGAACAAGTCAAGGAGTGGATGGCCGGCAATCTCTGCCGCTGCACCGGCTACTATAAGATTCTTGAGTCGGTGATGGCCGTGGTCGAGGGAAAAGTTACCGTCGAAAGGGCGAAACGAGAACAGAGACAAGCAAAGATCCAAAGCCTCGGTGTGTACAAGAGCACTGCGCCCTCACTCTTGCCCTCTCCCTCGGGGAGAGGGTTGGGTGAGGGAAAAACGGAAAGGTAAACCCGCAACTGATCGCGATAGCACCTACGGCCAACAAAATGTCCAAAGCCGAAAACTTTTCCGTCGTCGGCAAGCGTGTTAATCGCGTCGAGGGTTTTGAGAAAGTAACCGGCGAGTCGCGCTACATCGCCGACATCGTTCTGCCCCGAATGTTGTTCGGCAAGGTTCTCCGAAGCCCCTACCCGCACGCGAGGATTCTCAACATCGACATCGGCAAGGCGGAAAGACTCCCGGGCGTGCGCGTCGTCGCAACCGCCGAGGACACGATCAAGAAACCCTGGGGTGCTTTCTTCGCCGACCAGTATCCGCTCTCCGTCGGCAAAGTGCGCTACGTCGGCGAAGAAGTCGCGGCGGTGGCCGCCGTCGATAGGGAAACGGCAGAAGAAGCGCTCGACCTGATCGAGATCGACTGGGAAGAGCTGCCCGCCGTATTCGACGCCGAAGAGGCAATGAAGCCGGACGCGCCGCGGATTCACGAGGACAGGGAAAGCAACGTCGCGATGACGATCGACGTCGAGCGCGGCAACGTCGAAAAGGCCTTCGCCGAGTCCGACGTGATCGTCGAGGACACGTTCCAGAGCGCGCCGCAGTGGCACTGCGCGATCGAGACCATCGGCAGCGTCGCCGACTACTCGCCTGCCGGAAAGTACACGATCTATATGAACACGCAGACGCTGTTCAACGCCCGCTACCGCATCGCCGCCGCGCTCGGCGTGCGCGAGACTGATGTGCGCATCATTCAGAGCGCGGTCGGCGGCGGCTTCGGCGGCAAATCGTGCGACGACAACAACGCGATCGTCGCCGCGATCCTTTCGCGCAAAGCCGGCAAGCCCGTCAAGCTCATCAACACGCGCGAAGAAGAGTTTCTCGCCGGCAGCCGCCCACGGGTGTTCATGAAGATCTACGTGAAGCTGGGCTTCAAGAAAGACGGTAAGATTCGGGCCAAGCAGACGCGCGTCATCGCCGACAACGGCGCCTACTCGGCGAAAGCTCCCGCAATTACGGGCGTCGCCGCGCTGCGCCACGACACCTGCTACAAATACTCGGACGTCAAAACGCATGCCTATCTCGTCTACACGAATAAGATCCCCACCGGCGCGTTCCGCGGCTTCGGCAATCCTTCGGCCGAGTGGGCCGTCGAACAGGCGATCGACGAGGCCGCGCACAGACTCGGTATCGATCCGCTCGAAATCGCGCGCCTCAACGCCGCCGAGCCTGGCTACGTCTCGCCGCACGGCAACCGCGTCATCAGTTGCGAGCTGAAACAGTGCATCGACATGACGGAAAAGATGATGGACTGGAAAAAAAGGCGCGCCAATAAAAAACCAAATACCGGTTTGGGCTTGGCGTGCACCGTCCATGTCAGCGGCAAACGCCATTTCGGCGACTACGACGGCAGCTCGGCAACGATCAAGATCAACGAGGACGGCAAAGCGCTCATCTTGAGCGGCGAGGGCGAAGCGGGCCAGGGCTGCTTTACGACCATGTGCGCGATCGCCGCAGAAGAGCTGGGCATCCCGATCGAAGACGTGGAAATCTCGCGCGCCGACACTGATCTCACGACATTCTGCCTCGGCGCCTTCGCCAGCCGGCTGACTTATATCAGCGGCAACGCCGTGCGCGACGCCGCCGCGAACGTTAAGCGGCAACTATTCGAGCAGGCGGCGGAGATGCTCGAAGCCGACAAGGAAGATCTCGTCGCTCGCGACGGAAAGATTTTCGTCAAGGGCGCGGAGCAGAAGGCTCTGCCCGTCGCCGACGTGGCGCGCGCCCGGCTTTTCCGCAACGGCGGCGCGCCTATCGTGGCATCGGGAAAGTTCGACGCCGATTCCGTGCTGCAGGATTCGACGCGCTACGGCAATGAATCGGGCGCTTATAATTACGGCTGCCAGGCGGTCCAGGTCGAAGTGGACCGCGAGACCGGACAGGTCAAGATTCTACAGTATGTCGCCGCGTCGGACTGCGGCACGGTGATCAATCCGGTTGGCGCCGAGGGACAGGTGGAAGGCTCGGTGGCGCAGGGCATCGGTTACGCGTTGATCGAGGGACTTCGCTTCGACGAAGGCCGTCCGCTCAATCCGAATTTCTCCGACTACCGGATTCCATCGATGCGCGACATGCCGCCGTTGAAGCATGCGTTCGCCGATTCGTACGAACCCACGGGGCCCTTCGGCGCCAAAGGTCTCGGCGAATTGGGCATGGACCCCACCGCGGCGGTGATCGGCAACGCGATCTTCGACGCCGTCGGCGTGCGCATCAAGACGCTGCCGATCACGCCGGAGAAGGTTTTAAAGGCGCTCAAAGAAAAAAGCTGACGCGAATTCTAACCGGAGATATTTGACGGTTTCGATTTAATTTTGGAATGCGCTGTGAGAACAAATCTCTCGCGCGAAGACCCAAAGGGCGCCAAGGTTCCTCAAATCCCCCTCTTTCCCCCTTTGTCAAAGGGGGATGAAGAGGGATTTCTCGATTTCATTGCGGTCTTGGCGCCTTGGCGCGATAACTTTCGTTGAAGCGAAAATCTGAAGATGGTTAAGTTCGACTACATCGAACCGGCAAGCGTTCAAGACGCTTGTGCGCTCCTGAATAAGCACGGCGAGGACGCGCGCGTCATCGCCGGCGGCACGGCTCTCTTGATCTTCATGCGCATGCGGATATTGAACCCGCGCGTCGTCGTCAGTCTGGCTAAAATTCCGGACTTCGACGCCATCGGCTTCGATCCCAAGAACGGCCTGACGATCGTCGCCGGCGCGCGCCATCGCGACATCGAGGTTCATCCTGCCGTTCGCGAGCATTATCCCCTTCTGCACGAAACCTTTGGCAAAGTCGCCCAGCCGCGCATCCGTAACATGGCGACTCTCGGCGGCAATCTCTGCCAGGGCGATCCGCTGACCGATCCGGGCGCGAGCCTTCTCGCTCTCGACGCTGAAGCTGTGCTCGTTTCTTTCAAGGGCAAGAGAACCGTTCCGCTCTCGGAATTTTTCGTCGATTACTATCAGACTGCCATCGAACCCGGCGAGATACTTACAGAAGTGCGCGTTCCTCCGCCCGTGAGCGGTCTCCGCTGGTCGCACATCAAGTTCCTGCCGCGCAGCCAGGAAGATTTTGCCACGGTCGGAGTCGCGCTTACCCTGCAGGTTAGCAACGGACGGTGCGACGACTTACGCCTGGCTCTGAACTCCGTCGCGCCGACGATCTTCCGGGCCAAGCGGGCTGAAGAGATTCTGCGCAAGCAAAAAATCAGCGACAAGCTGATTTCTGAATTGGCCGAGATCGCAGCGAGCGAGACAGATCCCATCGACGACAACCGCGGCTCCGCCGAATACAAACGCGAGATGGTCAAGGTGCTGGTGCGGCGGGCGGCAGACCAGGCATTACACCGTTAGACTTTCACTTTCCCCAGAGCTGCTTTAAGAAGCCGCTTTTTTCCAGCGCGTCGAGATAACGGCGAATCGATCAAGTCCTCAGCCTTAATTTGCTTCGCCTGAGACTCCGTGTCGTCCAGTATCGCCTGAATCGCCTCCGGCGCGATCATCAGCTTTTGTTCAAGGGAGCCGATGTTCGTTTGATAAGCGGTCTCAAGAATTTTTCTGTCGTTGATCCTGAGCCGGCTGCCTAAAACCCTGTAGGTTAGCTCCTTGTCGGCGCCAACTTTTTCAAACTGGAGCCCGCAATTTCGAAGCAGCGCAGAGAGATCCTTAAATAACATTCGCGACGGACATCTCCTCCTCTGCAATTTTGACAACTGGACAAATAGAGTATACAGTTATGACTCCTGACCGAAAAGGCAAACCGTTCGAAAGGATGGGACGCAAAGCCTACGACCTAAGGGCTGCAAAGCAGTCTATGGTGGCAGGGTTACCGAAGCAGGATTGACTTCGCTTCTAACCCCGCCTCCTTAATCCCCGCATCGAGGCTTTTTATCCTCCTTTCGAACCCTACGTGATCTAGGGTGGAAAGAGATTCCGTAAACCGCTTATCTCCAATGAAGCCTTTGCGCGTATTACTCCTTGAGCCCGATCTGTGGCGATACTATGGGATTCGTCATATCCTTCGCTCTGACCCTGAAATCGACCTCCTCGGCGAGATGGAGTATAACAAGATCCTGCCGCTGAGAAGATCTCCGGAACATTTGAAACCGGAGGTGGTGATGCTTTCCTATATCCTGCTGATGGATTTTAAATTACCGCTCCTTTTCAGGATGCGAGAACTCTTTCCTCGGGCTCACATTTTTGTTCACGGATACGAAGAAAGAATTGACAGGATCGCGGCGGTTTTTGCTGCGGGCGCCAAGGGTTATTTCCCACTGTCCTCTCCGTCCAAGGATCTCCTGGATGCTCTAAAGCTCGTTGGCAAAGGGCTGATATGGGGGCCGCCGGACGCAGTGGCCTCAATGATCCAGCAGGCCAGAAGGCAAAGAAGGATGAAACTTCGGGGCAGTGAAGATGAACTGCTCACACCGTATGAGCTGACGATTTTGAAACTTCTCCAGAAAGGGATGAGCAATAAAGAAATAGCCAAAGAATTCGGTATTGCGGAGGTAACCGTCAAATCCCATCTGTCCAAGCTCTACAAGAAATTCAATGTCTGCACACGCCTGCAATTGCTCTCCTATGCGATCAGTCGCAACTTCATCGCCCCGCAGAAGATCAGGAACAAAATGGCTTCTTGATTTTCGTTAACGCCTTCGACCTCCCGAAAGGATTCGCTCACCGTAGACTTCCGTCTATCCTGGGTGCGACCGGCATATACTTTTTACCTGCCAACTTATACGTCTGGAATATTGTTCTCGTCCTACGCGGAAAATAAGTTACAAGCGCTAACCCGCGCCCTAAGCTGCAGATAGGAGCGCTCGTTGGTAGAAAAGCAAATTCAAACAGGAGGTGTGACCATGAAAGCAAAGATTTCGCTGCGCGCGAGCGCAGCGCCGCTTGCCCTGCTGTTGGCCGGTCTGCTCCTCTGGCCCAGCGTAAGCGCCGCTCAGCCTGCCAATAATACGGTCTTCAGTGGTCAGGCTACGGTGGTACGATCAACTATTCTCGGAATTACGACGGTTATCTCAGACACCGGAGCTCTTCCACCGGGAGGGGGCGCTAAAGAAGCGTCTCTTCTCGAGGCTAATGTCCCTGGTTTGCTCACCGCTGAAGTCCTTCACGCTTCATCGGTGGGCCAGGGACAGCGGAGTGAGTCAGAAGCCTCCGTGGCGAACCTAGATCTAACGGTAGGAGGAAACAACATTGCTGCCGACTTCCTCATGGCAGTAGCGGCTGCCCAATGCGGCAACAACGGCAAGGCCTCTATCAGCGGCAGCTCCGAGATCGTCGGTCTGGTCATTAACGGACAGCAGATCGCTGTTACAGGGGAGCCGAACCAAACGATACTTTTGCCAAACGGCCGAGTCGTCATCAATGAGCAGAATGGTTCGGAGAGCGGCAGAACAGGCGATATTACCGTTAACGCGCTTCACGTCGTGGTCGATGGGCTTGCGGATGTCGTCATTGCCTCTGCTCATGCTGATATCGCTTGTGGCAAGCCGGTCTGTCCGGGCGGTGACTTCGTGACCGGAGGCGGATGGATCACTGGGACACCATCCGGCGCTAAAGGAACTTTTGCCGTCGCAGGTGGGATCAAGAACGGCGCCCTTTGGGGTCATCTGAGCTACATCGACCATGGCCGAAACGGTCCAAGGGCGAAGGGAACCGGTGTCACCGCGTACGTCGTCACTGGGCCAACGTCACGGCATATCGAGGGCAGCGCCGAGATTAATGGGCAGCCCGGGACCTATGTGGCCGAAGTAGCGGACGAGGGTGAACCCGGCCGCATGGATACGTTTATGCTTAGGTTGCACGATGCTTCGGGTGCATTAGTGTACAGCGCTTCAGGGCTGCTGGAGGGCGGAAACATCCAGCTCCATCAGCCGTGCAAGTAGCGGTCCGCGCTATACACGATCCGGTTCAAAACGGATCTCCACTCAGGAACGACACAGGGCTTTCAGAGATGAAAGCCCTGTGTCTTCTTTCCTCTCCTGGCCTTGATTTCTGACGATAGGAATTTCTTTGTTGAGGCACAGTCATCGAAATCTTAAAAATCGCCCTTGCGGCGCCTTTTTTACTTCCCCCAGAGCTGCTTGAAGAAGCCGCTCTTTTCCAGTGCGTCGAGAAAACGGCGGTCGATCAAATCCTCGGCCTTGATGTGCTTCACGGTAGGCTCCGTGTCGTCCAAAATCGCCTGAATCGCCTCCGGGGCGATCACCAGTCTTTTCTCGAATGATCCGACGTTGGTTTGATAAGCGCTCTCGAGGACTTTACGGTCGCTGATCCTGAGCTTTTTTCCCAGAACCTGAAAAGTGGTCTCTTTGTCGGTGTGCATGATCCTCATCGCCTCCGCCATGCTGCGCATGAAATTCAGCAAGGTCTCGGAGCGGCGCGCGAAGAGAGAGCGGCGCGTGACGAACGCCGCGGCGACGGATGGGATGTGCAGATCGGGTCCGTAGACGACCGGATGGAATCCCATGGATGCCGCTTTGGCTTCGCCGAGGACGGTGAGCGTAGCCGCGTCGACCGCGCCATTCACCAGGGCCCCGATCGTCTCCGGCTCGCCGCCGGTTTGGATGAACGCGTAGTCGCGTCCGGCCTGCATGCCGGAGCGCCTGAGCGCCTGCACCGTGAAGTAATGGCTGATGCCGCCGATACGGGACACGCCGATCTTCTTTCCCTTGAGACCCTCCGGGCCGCGAATCTCCGGCCGCGCCATGATGCTTTGATCGAGATAGTTTTTGATGCCGCCGATGAAGACGAGATCCTTCGCGCCCTGAACGAAAGCGCGGATGATGCCGCTGCCGCCCGCCAGCGCGACCTCGGCGTCGCCGCCGAGCAGCGCGCCGGTCACCGTCGGAGAAGAGGCCACGTAGATTAGCTGGAAATCCAGATTGTGCTTCCGAAAGAGCCCCGCCTCCTGCGCGATCCACGGCAGAGATTGCGCCATGACCAGCGCGGACTGGATGCCGGTCAGCTTCTCCGCTGCCACCGCTTCCTGCCACGGTAGAAGCAACAACAGCCAGCTAACGAGCATCACTCGCCGTGACATGGCCGGGGATCCTAAACCGATTCTTTTACTTCCAACGAATCCAAGATGAACTGGTAGCGATGGCGGCGCATCTCGGGAATGTTATGAACGAAGGCCGGATCCGCCC contains these protein-coding regions:
- a CDS encoding LysM peptidoglycan-binding domain-containing protein produces the protein MESEIVLRRLGTGIVAGGAAGILALFSLAGAQQPPTKSDQEQPAQLELRRTAKSREYQGKTVEGEDRVIRPRDTLWRILIQERGLSEKRFKRYVLLVGALNPNLKNPDVLQIGDTLFIPVQADEILGLKAAVEAAEKTAPAKVAAEPQPKDGYQVKPGDTLYKVLREQLGIDGLEALRRAAEQVKELNPGKKNWDILLVGETIRLPGGTARGSVAQPAVKTKVDEPMPVVGLDYGQKITVQENLDLLASVMKVLGQETTREGEEVVPLREGTVHIDRGSYPIVQNPKKGQRVVLDMQSKITAALQSKLAAAGPGLPVVSVKKGASLHEAVTGLLFKLGFQSLPSNQPVVIQDGGVALQVKGEWMVMPPDETGAMPQVLVVSLTDAPGQTPEYLRDYLSLKGMNLKEILLPSPSSMAPPAASAGGGKPAEARIENWPNDKTALVDTFLKDYGITFSSGGQFPVVLRDGIRIDAKVDRLFEYGGKKVALSFKPFGDELMTALQQSEAVRVVELDLAGTSSRDLIARLLAAVGESATYREQRFQANDRAAKDKLTLGVSGYYLPQRSLFLTDRQIPKELERFFGEKGLRVVRFQ
- the cysS gene encoding cysteine--tRNA ligase, which codes for MGLQIYNTLSAKKEPFVPLKEGEVRIYVCGVTVYDSSHVGHARSLLTFDVVYRYFKFLGFRVHFVRNFTDVDDKIIQRAQQENTTAEAVASRYVAEFQEDARTLGLLPPTEEPKATEHIKDIIDLIDRLEEKRLAYRVDGDVYYDVGRFPGYGKLSRKKIDELEAGARVEIDPRKRSPMDFALWKASKPGEPSWESPWGKGRPGWHIECSAMSTKYLGQPFDLHGGGRDLIFPHHENEIAQSEAAYDLPLARAWMHNGFLNINQEKMSKSLGNILPIREVLSRHDASALRHYMLSSHYRSPMDFSEQGLEEAGKGLERIYETIDRFEQSGASGGSAPDAEFLQEFRREMDDDFNTPRAVALLFDEVRSLNRLMDEGKAAELGSRVAALKNVGEALGLLQDSPQAFFNRKKERWLRQSGVAPRDIEELIRRREQARKQKQWQEADRIRAELQERGIIIEDTSGGTLWKVK
- a CDS encoding UbiD family decarboxylase, producing the protein MDFAKPHNDLRELIAALEAHDKLVRVRREINKDTELHPLVRWQFRGLKEEQRKAFLFENVVDSKNRKYESPVLVGGLAASSAIYCLGLKCNPEEVADRWIHAMDHTIEPEIVPYGPVMEEIHAGKDLLSRGGFHEFPIPISTPGFDNGPYITAGHWITKDPETGRRNVGNYRGLIKGAGWSGLMSGTPQDLSRHWEKCRQRGIPLEVAVAVGTVPAVSFTATQKVPPTMDELALAGGLIGEPIKLVKCQTVDLEVPATAEIVFEGIIPTNCLEEEGPFGESMGYVDPRTLSNVFELTGVMHRKNPVWVSIISQVTPSESSKIKAMGMATLILRSLKQKGFSSVLEVSLMEPLVNLRPYVVLRMKKRDDQDPWKAMDALLDYGDRVGKLVIAVDEDINPHDPVAVTWAITHRSQPHKDIKVVRDRPFGATPIGMVAKHPSSRYDNSESSLLIDATRKADYPPISLPKKEYMERARKIWEELGLPKLEPQEPWHGYFLGLWPEALDEEAAMAAAGDSDKVGEKLRATRVPVGEGETLGSMRSKWGKTHAGRSE
- a CDS encoding (2Fe-2S)-binding protein, whose translation is MKRRVSLNVNGESYDLEIEPNRLLLHALREDIELTGTKEGCSIGVCGACSVIVDGRLVSSCLTLAVACQGKEITTIEGLAKDGELHPLQQAFVEYGGLQCGICTPGQIIAAKALLDENPRPTEEQVKEWMAGNLCRCTGYYKILESVMAVVEGKVTVERAKREQRQAKIQSLGVYKSTAPSLLPSPSGRGLGEGKTER
- a CDS encoding xanthine dehydrogenase family protein molybdopterin-binding subunit; the encoded protein is MSKAENFSVVGKRVNRVEGFEKVTGESRYIADIVLPRMLFGKVLRSPYPHARILNIDIGKAERLPGVRVVATAEDTIKKPWGAFFADQYPLSVGKVRYVGEEVAAVAAVDRETAEEALDLIEIDWEELPAVFDAEEAMKPDAPRIHEDRESNVAMTIDVERGNVEKAFAESDVIVEDTFQSAPQWHCAIETIGSVADYSPAGKYTIYMNTQTLFNARYRIAAALGVRETDVRIIQSAVGGGFGGKSCDDNNAIVAAILSRKAGKPVKLINTREEEFLAGSRPRVFMKIYVKLGFKKDGKIRAKQTRVIADNGAYSAKAPAITGVAALRHDTCYKYSDVKTHAYLVYTNKIPTGAFRGFGNPSAEWAVEQAIDEAAHRLGIDPLEIARLNAAEPGYVSPHGNRVISCELKQCIDMTEKMMDWKKRRANKKPNTGLGLACTVHVSGKRHFGDYDGSSATIKINEDGKALILSGEGEAGQGCFTTMCAIAAEELGIPIEDVEISRADTDLTTFCLGAFASRLTYISGNAVRDAAANVKRQLFEQAAEMLEADKEDLVARDGKIFVKGAEQKALPVADVARARLFRNGGAPIVASGKFDADSVLQDSTRYGNESGAYNYGCQAVQVEVDRETGQVKILQYVAASDCGTVINPVGAEGQVEGSVAQGIGYALIEGLRFDEGRPLNPNFSDYRIPSMRDMPPLKHAFADSYEPTGPFGAKGLGELGMDPTAAVIGNAIFDAVGVRIKTLPITPEKVLKALKEKS